Genomic window (Thermodesulfobacteriota bacterium):
ACAGCCAGCACAAGGTGTTGTTCGAGAGAATGAACGAGTTCAAGAGGGCCATGGAGCTGGGTGTCGGCAGGGAAGAGGTGGGCGAAGTGATAGCGTTCCTGGAGGGCTACATAACGGCGCACTTCGCCGTGGAGGAGACCTTCATGGACGAACGCGGCTACCCGAACCGGGCCACGCACAAGGAAGAGCACGCCTCATTCATACGGGACTTCGAGGAGTTCAAGCGGGAGTTCCATGAAAGAGATCCATCCCAGT
Coding sequences:
- a CDS encoding bacteriohemerythrin codes for the protein MEWDESLTTGNELIDSQHKVLFERMNEFKRAMELGVGREEVGEVIAFLEGYITAHFAVEETFMDERGYPNRATHKEEHASFIRDFEEFKREFHERDPSQFFAIKTHGWLTGWLSDHIAQTDMALGRFLKATS